The Pseudomonas parafulva genome includes a window with the following:
- the cysQ gene encoding 3'(2'),5'-bisphosphate nucleotidase CysQ, with protein sequence MNDQQLMQDVVALALSAGEAILPFWRADVAVVNKADDSPVTAADLAAHQVITEGLQTLAPHIPVLSEEDCDIPLAERQTWRRWWLVDPLDGTKEFIAGSEEFTVNIALIDQGEVVFGVVSMPTSGRCYFGGRALGAWRAERSETAQAIQVRATPPAGSPFTVVASRRHSSPRQEALLNGLSTAVGPLELVSVGSSLKFCLLAEGSADCYPRLAPTSQWDTAAAQGVVEGAGGEVIEVDGQPFRYPARESLLNPYFLALPAGARWREALLGLV encoded by the coding sequence ATGAACGATCAGCAATTGATGCAGGACGTGGTGGCGTTGGCGCTGTCGGCGGGCGAGGCGATCCTGCCGTTCTGGCGCGCTGATGTGGCCGTCGTCAACAAGGCCGACGACTCGCCCGTCACGGCTGCCGACCTGGCAGCACACCAGGTAATTACAGAGGGCTTGCAGACCCTGGCCCCGCACATTCCCGTCCTGTCCGAAGAAGACTGCGATATCCCGTTGGCGGAGCGCCAGACGTGGCGCCGTTGGTGGTTGGTCGACCCGCTCGACGGCACCAAGGAGTTCATTGCCGGCAGCGAGGAGTTCACGGTCAACATTGCCTTGATCGATCAGGGCGAGGTGGTGTTTGGGGTAGTATCGATGCCCACTTCGGGGCGTTGCTACTTTGGAGGGCGGGCACTGGGTGCCTGGCGAGCGGAGCGGAGTGAAACCGCGCAGGCCATCCAGGTGCGCGCCACCCCGCCTGCCGGGTCGCCGTTCACCGTGGTTGCCAGCCGCCGGCACTCCAGCCCTCGGCAAGAGGCTTTGCTGAACGGGTTGAGTACTGCGGTGGGGCCGCTTGAGCTGGTTTCGGTGGGCAGTTCACTGAAGTTCTGCCTGTTGGCCGAAGGCAGCGCCGACTGCTACCCACGCTTGGCGCCGACCTCCCAGTGGGACACGGCGGCCGCCCAGGGTGTGGTCGAGGGTGCCGGGGGCGAGGTGATTGAGGTCGACGGCCAACCCTTCCGGTATCCGGCGCGCGAATCGTTGCTCAATCCCTACTTCCTTGCCCTGCCGGCGGGGGCCCGTTGGCGAGAGGCCTTGCTTGGGCTCGTTTGA
- a CDS encoding YiiD C-terminal domain-containing protein, producing MSEPIHPLQTVLHTDIPLTRDMSLEVLDWQQHTLRLQLPLAANVNHKNTMFGGSLYCAAVLAGWGWLHLRLQELGIDDGHIVIQEGQISYPLPVTGAAVASCAAPDEKAWSRFLTMYQRRGRARLTLETTVSNVGSDEVAVMFSGQYVLHR from the coding sequence ATGAGCGAGCCGATTCACCCGCTGCAGACAGTGCTTCACACCGATATTCCATTGACCCGGGACATGAGCCTGGAGGTACTGGACTGGCAACAGCATACCCTGCGCCTGCAACTGCCCTTGGCCGCCAACGTCAACCACAAGAACACCATGTTCGGCGGCAGCCTCTACTGCGCAGCGGTACTGGCCGGCTGGGGCTGGTTGCACCTGCGGCTACAGGAACTGGGCATCGATGATGGGCATATCGTCATTCAGGAGGGGCAGATCAGCTACCCGCTGCCGGTTACCGGCGCTGCCGTGGCCAGTTGCGCTGCTCCGGACGAGAAGGCCTGGTCGCGATTCCTGACAATGTATCAGCGGCGTGGGCGGGCACGGCTGACGCTGGAAACAACGGTGAGCAATGTGGGCAGTGATGAAGTGGCGGTGATGTTCAGCGGGCAGTATGTGTTGCACAGGTGA
- a CDS encoding sigma-54-dependent transcriptional regulator has translation MSPETLIDSRAQVILVDDDAHLRQALSQTLDLAGLKVVALADAHGLAERIPADWPGVVVSDIRMPGIDGLQLLEQLHGLDSELPVLLITGHGDVPLAVQAMRAGAYDFLEKPFASDALLDSVRRALALRQLVLENRSLRMALSDRQQLATRLVGQSAAMQRLREQIGALAGTRADVLILGETGAGKEVVARALHDLSSRRDGPFVAINAGALAESVVESELFGHEPGAFTGAQKRRIGKFEFANGGTLFLDEIESMSLDVQVKLLRMLQERVVERLGGNQLIPLDIRIIAATKEDLRQAADQGRFRADLYYRLNVAPLRIPPLRERGDDILMLFQHFADAASQRHGLGPHALQPAQRALLLRHDWPGNVRELQNAAERFALGLELALDGQAPPATHAPAPVTGNLSEQVEHFERSLITAELAQPHGSLRSLAEALGVPRKTLHDKLRKHGLSFEGGSGGHDDHEETR, from the coding sequence ATGAGCCCCGAAACACTGATCGACAGTCGCGCCCAGGTGATCCTGGTCGACGACGACGCACACCTGCGCCAGGCCCTGAGCCAGACGCTGGACCTGGCCGGGCTCAAGGTCGTGGCATTGGCCGATGCCCATGGCCTGGCCGAGCGTATCCCGGCAGACTGGCCAGGCGTTGTAGTCAGCGATATCCGCATGCCGGGTATCGATGGCCTGCAGCTGCTTGAGCAATTGCATGGCCTGGACAGCGAGCTACCGGTGCTTTTGATCACCGGGCACGGCGATGTCCCGTTGGCGGTACAAGCCATGCGCGCCGGTGCCTACGACTTCCTGGAAAAGCCCTTTGCCAGCGACGCCCTGCTCGACAGCGTGCGCCGCGCCCTGGCACTGCGCCAATTAGTGCTGGAGAACCGCAGCCTGCGCATGGCATTGAGCGACCGCCAGCAACTGGCCACACGTTTGGTGGGCCAGTCTGCGGCCATGCAGCGCCTGCGCGAGCAGATCGGCGCACTCGCCGGCACGCGAGCCGACGTATTGATCCTTGGTGAGACCGGGGCTGGCAAAGAAGTGGTCGCCCGCGCCCTGCACGACCTGTCGAGCCGCCGGGACGGGCCCTTCGTGGCCATCAACGCTGGCGCTTTGGCCGAATCGGTGGTCGAGAGCGAGCTGTTTGGCCACGAGCCCGGCGCCTTTACGGGCGCGCAAAAACGCCGCATCGGCAAGTTCGAATTCGCCAATGGCGGTACGTTGTTCCTCGATGAAATCGAAAGCATGAGCCTGGATGTGCAGGTAAAGCTGTTGCGCATGCTCCAGGAGCGCGTGGTCGAGCGGTTGGGTGGCAATCAGCTGATACCGCTGGACATCCGCATCATCGCCGCCACTAAGGAAGACCTGCGCCAGGCCGCCGACCAGGGGCGTTTTCGCGCCGACCTGTATTACCGCCTGAACGTCGCGCCCTTGCGCATTCCGCCGCTGCGCGAACGTGGCGACGACATCCTGATGCTTTTCCAGCATTTCGCCGATGCCGCCAGTCAGCGCCATGGCCTGGGGCCGCACGCCCTGCAACCCGCGCAACGGGCTTTGCTGCTGCGCCATGACTGGCCGGGCAACGTGCGCGAGCTGCAAAACGCGGCCGAACGCTTCGCCCTCGGGCTGGAACTGGCGCTCGATGGCCAGGCGCCGCCTGCAACCCACGCTCCCGCCCCCGTCACCGGCAACCTGAGCGAGCAGGTCGAGCACTTCGAGCGCTCGTTGATCACGGCTGAACTTGCTCAGCCGCACGGCTCGCTGCGTAGCCTTGCCGAAGCGCTGGGTGTTCCACGCAAGACGCTGCACGACAAGTTGCGCAAGCATGGCCTGAGCTTCGAAGGCGGTAGCGGTGGCCACGACGACCATGAGGAAACCCGTTGA
- a CDS encoding sensor histidine kinase, with the protein MIAKNTPPRRPRWRSLALLALCLVPLLWPLHHLAERYYRQELASQNRQTLDLYVANLLGTLHRYETLPQILGDLPALRGVLADPFRLEAVTNANRLLKNIVQQTGAEVMYLMDVSGNTLAASNWDKHDSFVGRNFAFRPYFNEAMAGHLGRFFGQGTTSAKRGYFFAAAVRDGERTVGVLVVKVDLDHTETLWGRTPEQLLLTDHNGVVILTSRPEWRFRATRPLTAAERQAIIAIQPYPTQAPQPLVISDDAWITQTRAIPETGWQVSILAPRILVDRSAQTVTAIGAGALLVIVLLTGLVMQRRRHYMDRIDFEARGRQQLEQRVAERTADLEGLNARLKSAVLERENAQQEAVRAQDELVQAGKLSVLGTMSASISHELNQPLAAIRSYAENAEILLDHQRTEDARGNLKLIGELTGRMASIIAHLRAFARRDRHAPESVALQPALDDALALLAKRRRAMAVELVRDLPEATLWVQAGETRLRQVLGNLLANALDALTEKANPRRLWISAEQQDDCVYLSIRDNGPGFSRQALEHAREPFFTTKTRTQGLGLGLAICDSLMRTLGGELLLANHPEGGALLTLKMRVAPPGATLPNSEDSSA; encoded by the coding sequence ATGATCGCCAAGAACACCCCTCCTCGCCGCCCTCGCTGGCGCAGCCTGGCTTTACTGGCGCTGTGCCTGGTGCCGCTGCTATGGCCGCTGCATCACCTGGCTGAGCGCTATTACCGGCAAGAGTTGGCCTCGCAGAACCGGCAGACCCTCGACCTGTATGTCGCCAACCTGCTGGGCACGCTGCACCGCTATGAAACCTTGCCGCAGATCCTTGGCGATTTGCCAGCCCTGCGCGGGGTGCTGGCCGACCCGTTTCGCCTGGAAGCGGTCACCAATGCCAACCGCCTGCTGAAAAACATCGTGCAGCAGACCGGCGCCGAGGTGATGTACCTCATGGACGTCAGCGGCAATACCCTGGCGGCCTCAAACTGGGACAAACACGACAGCTTCGTAGGGCGCAACTTCGCGTTTCGCCCCTACTTCAACGAAGCCATGGCCGGGCACCTCGGTCGTTTCTTCGGCCAGGGTACAACGTCCGCGAAGCGGGGTTATTTCTTCGCCGCCGCCGTGCGCGACGGCGAACGCACCGTCGGTGTGCTGGTTGTCAAGGTTGACCTCGATCATACCGAGACCTTATGGGGCCGCACGCCCGAGCAACTGTTGCTGACCGATCACAACGGCGTGGTCATCCTCACGTCACGCCCGGAGTGGCGTTTTCGCGCTACCCGGCCGCTGACCGCAGCCGAGCGCCAGGCCATCATCGCCATCCAGCCGTACCCAACCCAGGCCCCCCAGCCGCTGGTGATCAGTGACGATGCCTGGATCACCCAGACCCGGGCCATTCCAGAAACCGGCTGGCAGGTCAGCATACTTGCGCCGCGCATCCTGGTGGACCGCTCCGCGCAGACGGTCACGGCCATCGGTGCCGGCGCTCTGCTGGTCATCGTGCTGCTGACCGGCCTGGTGATGCAGCGGCGCCGTCATTATATGGACCGCATCGATTTCGAGGCCCGCGGGCGCCAGCAACTCGAACAGCGGGTGGCCGAGCGTACCGCCGACCTCGAAGGGCTCAATGCGCGCCTCAAAAGCGCCGTGCTCGAACGCGAGAATGCCCAGCAGGAGGCCGTGAGGGCCCAGGACGAACTGGTGCAGGCAGGCAAGCTGTCGGTGCTGGGCACCATGTCGGCGAGTATCAGCCATGAGCTCAACCAGCCCCTGGCAGCCATTCGCAGCTATGCCGAAAACGCCGAGATCCTGTTGGACCACCAACGTACCGAAGACGCGCGCGGCAACCTGAAACTGATCGGCGAGCTGACCGGGCGCATGGCCTCGATCATTGCCCACCTGCGCGCCTTTGCCCGCCGCGACCGCCACGCTCCGGAGAGCGTAGCCCTGCAACCGGCCCTGGACGACGCCCTGGCCCTGCTTGCCAAACGTCGCCGGGCAATGGCGGTTGAGCTGGTGCGCGACCTGCCGGAAGCCACGCTGTGGGTACAGGCGGGCGAAACCCGCCTGCGCCAGGTACTGGGCAACTTGCTGGCCAATGCCCTGGACGCGTTGACCGAGAAGGCCAACCCGCGCCGGCTGTGGATAAGTGCCGAACAGCAGGACGATTGCGTTTATCTCTCCATTCGCGACAACGGCCCCGGCTTCAGCCGTCAGGCACTGGAGCATGCCAGGGAGCCCTTTTTCACCACCAAGACCCGCACCCAGGGGCTGGGCTTGGGCCTGGCCATATGTGACAGCCTGATGCGCACCCTAGGGGGTGAGCTGCTGCTGGCCAACCACCCCGAGGGCGGTGCGTTGCTGACCTTGAAAATGCGCGTAGCCCCACCGGGTGCCACCTTGCCCAATTCAGAGGATTCTTCGGCATGA
- the rfbC gene encoding dTDP-4-dehydrorhamnose 3,5-epimerase → MNVIPTTLPEVLIIEPKVFGDSRGFFFESFNAREFARLTGAKVEFVQDNHSRSGRGVLRGLHYQVANTQGKLVRVVQGEIRDVAVDVRRHSPTFGQWVAVHLSAENHRQLWIPAGFAHGFAVMGDSAEFLYKTTDYYNPQADRCIRWDDPTLAIDWGLQQPPVLSDKDKLGVSWAEAQVLP, encoded by the coding sequence ATGAACGTGATACCCACTACCCTTCCCGAAGTGCTGATCATCGAACCCAAGGTCTTCGGCGACAGCCGAGGTTTTTTCTTCGAGTCCTTCAACGCCCGCGAGTTTGCCCGGCTGACCGGCGCCAAGGTCGAGTTCGTCCAGGACAACCACTCGCGCTCTGGCCGGGGCGTGCTGCGTGGGCTGCATTATCAGGTGGCCAATACCCAAGGCAAACTGGTGCGCGTGGTACAGGGCGAGATCCGCGATGTGGCCGTGGATGTGCGCAGGCACTCGCCCACGTTCGGCCAGTGGGTGGCAGTGCACCTGTCGGCGGAAAACCATCGTCAGCTGTGGATCCCGGCAGGCTTTGCCCATGGCTTTGCGGTGATGGGCGATTCGGCGGAGTTTCTGTACAAGACCACCGACTACTACAACCCACAGGCCGACCGCTGCATCCGCTGGGACGACCCGACACTGGCCATCGACTGGGGTCTGCAACAGCCGCCTGTGCTCTCAGACAAGGACAAGCTGGGCGTGTCGTGGGCAGAAGCACAAGTGCTGCCTTAA
- the aguA gene encoding agmatine deiminase yields the protein MKTLTSTPRADGFHMPAEWAPQTQVWMVWPERPDNWRLGGKPAQAAHVTLAKAIARFEPVTVGVSAGQYENARRLLDQPNIRVVELSSDDAWVRDTGPTFVVNDNGEVRGVDWDFNAWGGFEGGLYAPWNKDEALAGKVLEMERCQRYRTEGFVLEGGSIHVDGEGTVITTEECLLNHNRNPHLNREQIEAVLRDNLAVDTVVWLPDGLYNDETDGHVDNFCCYVRPGEVLLAWTDDANDPNYARCHAAMEVLQTTRDARGRAFVVHKMPIPGPLYATEEECAGVDQVSGSQERDPSVRLAGSYVNFLIVNGGIIAPSFDDPADAEAKAILSSIFPDHEVVMIPGRELLLGGGNIHCLTQQQPAPVHR from the coding sequence ATGAAAACCCTCACTTCCACGCCCCGTGCCGATGGTTTCCACATGCCCGCCGAATGGGCCCCGCAAACCCAGGTCTGGATGGTCTGGCCCGAGCGGCCGGATAACTGGCGCCTGGGCGGCAAGCCGGCACAGGCGGCCCATGTCACCCTGGCCAAGGCGATCGCGCGCTTCGAACCGGTCACCGTGGGCGTCTCTGCCGGCCAGTATGAAAACGCGCGTCGCCTGCTGGACCAGCCCAATATCCGGGTTGTCGAACTCAGCAGCGACGATGCCTGGGTGCGTGATACCGGCCCCACTTTCGTGGTCAACGACAACGGCGAAGTGCGCGGCGTAGACTGGGACTTCAACGCCTGGGGCGGCTTCGAGGGTGGCCTGTACGCACCGTGGAACAAAGACGAGGCGTTGGCTGGCAAGGTGCTGGAGATGGAGCGCTGCCAGCGTTATCGCACCGAAGGGTTCGTGCTCGAAGGCGGCTCGATCCATGTGGACGGCGAAGGCACGGTGATCACCACCGAAGAGTGCCTGCTGAACCACAACCGTAATCCACACCTGAACCGCGAGCAGATCGAAGCTGTGCTGCGCGACAACCTCGCGGTCGATACCGTGGTCTGGCTGCCCGACGGCCTGTACAACGACGAAACCGATGGCCATGTCGACAACTTCTGCTGTTACGTGCGCCCAGGTGAAGTGTTACTGGCCTGGACAGATGACGCGAACGACCCCAACTACGCGCGTTGCCACGCGGCCATGGAAGTGCTGCAGACCACCCGCGACGCCAGGGGACGGGCCTTCGTCGTGCACAAGATGCCAATACCCGGGCCGCTGTACGCCACCGAAGAGGAATGTGCCGGCGTCGACCAGGTGTCGGGCAGCCAGGAGCGTGACCCTTCGGTGCGTCTGGCAGGCTCGTACGTCAACTTCCTGATCGTCAACGGCGGCATCATCGCGCCGAGCTTCGACGACCCGGCCGATGCCGAGGCCAAGGCCATACTGTCGAGCATCTTTCCTGACCATGAGGTGGTGATGATCCCTGGGCGGGAATTGCTGTTGGGCGGCGGTAACATTCATTGCCTGACCCAGCAGCAGCCGGCGCCTGTGCACCGTTGA
- a CDS encoding TonB-dependent receptor has translation MPAPSRLAPITLSISCLLAASPTSAATTTLPELSVTADSERDKDSPRVREVSTATRTATAVRAVPQAVDTVKTSQVLDYGSNTLGKALEGIPNVSSGADTRFDSVRIRGFEAGNDFYLDGVRDDSQYIRDLHSIERVDVLKGPAAVLYGRGGQGGIVNRISKAPEAGRRSTLEARAGSEDLRSLYADLSADPSDTVSLRLNMGNQDNNSFRDGVDGSRQLFAPSVSWQVTPALNWLVQYEYSRFNRTPDRGIPGVDGRPANVSRSTTYGDTQRDFIDDRAQSLRSRLNYELNDAWQLRHTLSLFKLDSEFDNTYPTAYNPSNGTVTRQRWQQDLNTRNLFNTLEAEGTFDTLGLGHTLLLGLEFGSQRRDPTLYTAAAANAGGRPVPPVDLYDPDRSRQHNGRMVMSSNNHTVVQSRGLYLQDQLRLNDQWQLLAGVRFDEFDVQTTNKVRSLSEKQSSRTTSPRIGVVYTPWQDHSFYASWSKTFSPVGGGLIGITPGAPGNSNETAPELTRQKEVGVKSDWFDQRLTTTLAVYELELYNRRTRDPLDPEVTLLSGLQRSRGIELTAMGNVVGNWYVRGGVGLQDATIVKDSNGQQGNRINDVAKRNASLFVTWKPELGWYAETGLTLVGQRYADNQNTTVLPGYGRWDALAGYRTQEWDVRAALSNIADRTYYSSATSAAQIQVGDPRSLVVTGTYSF, from the coding sequence ATGCCTGCCCCTTCTCGCCTCGCTCCTATCACGCTCTCCATTTCATGCCTGCTGGCTGCCAGCCCCACAAGCGCCGCTACTACCACACTGCCTGAGCTATCCGTCACCGCCGACAGCGAGCGGGACAAAGACAGCCCGCGGGTGCGTGAAGTCAGTACTGCGACCCGAACCGCCACCGCCGTACGCGCCGTGCCGCAGGCGGTGGATACGGTCAAGACCTCGCAGGTGCTGGACTACGGCAGCAACACGTTGGGCAAGGCGCTCGAAGGTATCCCCAACGTCAGCAGTGGTGCCGACACGCGCTTCGATAGCGTGCGCATTCGCGGCTTCGAAGCCGGCAATGACTTCTACCTGGACGGCGTGCGCGATGACAGCCAGTACATCCGCGACCTGCACAGCATCGAACGGGTCGATGTGCTCAAAGGCCCTGCGGCCGTGCTGTATGGACGGGGCGGCCAGGGGGGTATCGTCAACCGCATCAGCAAGGCGCCCGAGGCGGGCCGTCGTTCCACCCTGGAGGCACGGGCAGGCAGCGAGGACCTGCGCAGCCTGTATGCCGACCTCAGCGCAGACCCCAGCGACACGGTCAGCCTGCGCCTGAACATGGGCAATCAGGACAACAACAGTTTCCGTGACGGTGTCGACGGTAGCCGCCAGCTGTTCGCGCCCTCGGTCAGCTGGCAGGTCACGCCGGCGCTGAACTGGCTGGTGCAATACGAGTACAGCCGCTTCAACCGCACGCCGGACCGCGGTATCCCCGGCGTCGATGGTCGCCCCGCGAATGTCAGCCGCAGCACGACCTACGGCGATACACAGCGTGACTTCATCGATGACCGGGCGCAGTCCTTGCGGTCACGCCTGAACTACGAGCTCAACGATGCATGGCAACTGCGTCATACCCTGAGCCTGTTCAAGCTCGACAGCGAATTCGACAACACCTACCCCACCGCCTACAACCCCAGCAATGGCACAGTGACGCGCCAGCGCTGGCAGCAGGACCTGAACACCCGCAACCTGTTCAATACCCTGGAAGCCGAAGGCACCTTCGACACACTGGGCCTAGGGCACACGCTACTGCTGGGCCTGGAATTCGGCAGCCAACGCCGCGACCCCACTTTGTACACCGCGGCTGCGGCAAACGCCGGCGGCAGGCCTGTGCCGCCCGTGGACTTGTACGACCCTGACCGGAGCAGGCAGCACAACGGTCGCATGGTGATGTCGAGCAATAACCACACCGTGGTGCAAAGCCGAGGCCTGTACCTGCAAGACCAGCTTCGCCTGAACGATCAATGGCAGTTGCTGGCAGGCGTGCGTTTCGATGAATTCGACGTTCAGACCACCAACAAGGTGCGCAGCCTGTCCGAAAAACAGAGCAGCCGAACCACCAGCCCTCGCATCGGGGTGGTGTATACCCCGTGGCAGGACCACTCGTTCTATGCGTCATGGAGCAAGACCTTCTCGCCAGTAGGCGGTGGCCTGATCGGTATAACGCCGGGCGCACCGGGCAACAGCAACGAGACAGCACCCGAGCTGACGCGGCAAAAGGAGGTTGGCGTGAAGAGCGACTGGTTCGACCAACGCCTGACCACCACCCTGGCGGTCTATGAGCTCGAGCTGTACAACCGTCGTACCCGCGACCCGCTTGACCCGGAAGTCACCTTGCTCAGTGGCCTGCAGCGCTCGCGCGGCATCGAGTTGACCGCCATGGGCAATGTGGTTGGCAACTGGTACGTGCGTGGCGGGGTTGGTCTGCAAGATGCCACGATCGTCAAGGACAGCAATGGCCAGCAGGGTAACCGGATCAATGACGTGGCCAAGCGTAACGCCAGCCTGTTCGTCACCTGGAAGCCAGAACTGGGCTGGTACGCAGAAACAGGCCTGACGCTGGTCGGTCAGCGGTATGCCGACAACCAGAACACCACGGTCCTGCCAGGTTATGGCCGCTGGGATGCGCTGGCCGGGTACCGCACCCAGGAGTGGGACGTGCGGGCGGCGCTGAGCAACATTGCCGACCGGACTTACTACAGTTCGGCGACCAGTGCAGCGCAGATCCAGGTCGGCGACCCGCGCAGCCTGGTCGTCACAGGCACCTACAGCTTCTGA
- a CDS encoding OprD family porin, with protein MLNTRISLVALAMIAATQAQANDQAASNGFIEDSHANVLLRNAYINRDKKHGTDDQIEWGQAFIGNFSSGFTQGTVGVGVDAFGLYALRLDGGKGHNGGGGVDFFKPHDTTNADGNARSPHNLARAGAAVKFRISNTVLKYGDQMPALPVLQYDDARLLPESFTGTLITSKEIEGLELNAGRFTQEARKSAERRDGGGLKSINVLGGSYKFNDNFTASLYTADTEDVMKKHYLGLNYVYAIADDQSLTLDFNGYKSSIDNKYVREAGLNGDSNTIWSLAATYAYGAHSFTLAHQRSTGSTGYNYGWYQNQGGVGDGGSTIFLANSYWSDFNAEDERSWQLGYGLDFGAYGIPGLTYKLAYVVGDNINTRNVANPQGFGEGKEREIFNQIRYVVQEGPAKDLSVKLRSSFLRTNNAVRQNGYNDDGNEVRVFVEYPISIF; from the coding sequence ATGTTGAATACCAGGATCAGCCTGGTCGCCCTGGCGATGATCGCCGCGACCCAGGCCCAGGCCAATGACCAGGCCGCCAGCAACGGCTTCATCGAGGACAGCCACGCCAACGTCCTTCTGCGCAACGCCTACATCAACCGTGACAAGAAGCACGGCACCGATGACCAGATCGAGTGGGGCCAGGCATTCATCGGCAACTTCTCGTCCGGCTTCACCCAAGGCACCGTCGGTGTCGGCGTCGATGCATTCGGCCTGTACGCCTTGCGCCTGGACGGCGGCAAGGGCCACAACGGTGGCGGCGGCGTCGACTTCTTCAAGCCGCACGACACCACCAATGCCGATGGCAATGCCCGTTCGCCGCACAACCTGGCCCGTGCCGGTGCTGCCGTGAAGTTCCGTATTTCCAACACCGTGCTCAAGTACGGTGACCAGATGCCTGCACTGCCAGTGCTCCAGTACGACGATGCGCGCCTGCTGCCGGAAAGCTTCACCGGCACCCTGATCACCTCCAAGGAAATCGAAGGCCTGGAGCTGAACGCCGGTCGCTTCACCCAGGAAGCGCGCAAGAGCGCCGAACGCCGTGATGGCGGTGGCCTGAAGTCGATCAACGTGTTGGGCGGTAGCTACAAGTTCAACGACAACTTCACTGCGTCGCTGTACACCGCCGACACCGAAGACGTGATGAAGAAGCACTACCTGGGCCTGAACTACGTCTATGCCATCGCCGACGATCAGTCCCTGACCCTGGACTTCAACGGCTACAAGTCGAGCATCGACAACAAGTACGTGCGTGAAGCGGGCCTGAACGGTGACTCGAACACCATCTGGAGCCTGGCTGCTACCTACGCCTACGGCGCCCACTCGTTCACCCTCGCTCACCAGCGCAGCACCGGTAGCACCGGCTACAACTACGGCTGGTACCAGAACCAGGGCGGCGTGGGTGACGGTGGCTCGACCATCTTCCTGGCCAACTCTTACTGGTCCGACTTCAATGCCGAGGACGAGCGTTCCTGGCAGCTGGGCTATGGCCTGGACTTCGGTGCCTACGGCATTCCTGGCCTGACCTACAAGCTGGCCTACGTGGTGGGTGACAACATCAATACCCGCAACGTCGCCAACCCACAGGGCTTCGGCGAAGGCAAGGAGCGCGAGATCTTCAACCAGATCCGCTACGTGGTCCAGGAAGGCCCGGCCAAGGACCTGTCGGTCAAGCTGCGCAGCTCGTTCCTGCGCACCAACAATGCCGTGCGCCAGAACGGTTACAACGACGACGGCAACGAAGTCCGCGTATTCGTCGAGTACCCGATCAGCATCTTCTGA